The nucleotide sequence ACAACATGAAAATGTGTCCTTCATTTTCACAAGAGTTTGCTACAGAATGAGTGTTCGTGATCAGCTCCAGAATAGGCAAGTCCATTTGTGAGGATGGTACTTCCCAGTAGCAAGGCAGAACAGTCTGCTACCGAGGAAATCCCCCAGCAGGACAAAAAACCTGAGATCCCtgcgcccccccccgcccccccctccaTTCTTTACCTGAGCACTTCTTCCTCCAGATCACAGCTCCAATCACTGCAGTGACCACCAGGAGACCCAGAATAGCAATGATCCACGTGCTGGGGATGGTGTGAGGTGGCGGctctggaaatggagagaaggtgAGGGGTCCAGAGCTCTGGTAAGTATCCTGGCCCTGCTGAAATTCTCCAGAAGGCCTTCTGCTTTCCCTGAGAAGAGGCTCTACCCAAAACCCTCCTTACCCCATCTCAAGGTGACAGGCTTGGGCAACCCCTCATGCTGCACATGGCATGTGTATGTCTGCTCCTCTCCAGAAGGCACCACCACAGCCGCCCACTTCTGGAAGGTTCCATCTCCTGCAGGCCTGGTCTCCACAAGCTCTGTGTCCTGGGTCAGGTCCTCTCCATCTCGCTGCCAGGTCAGGGTGATCTCCGCAGGGTAGAAGTCCAGGGCCCAGCACCTCAGGGTGACATCACGGTCAGAGATGGGGTGGTGGGTCACCTGTGTGTTGGGGGGTTCTGAGGAAGAGAATCAGAAAATCCACACTTGGGTTTACCTTTATAGGCCACTGAAACAGCATTCACGTGACCATCTGGAGATGGACTGGGTATTGGTTCGGACAGAAGAAGCACAAAACCCAGTCACGAGCCCAGCCCTTGGGATCATCTAATCCTGGAAAGTTCTAGACTCAGGGAGAGTCCAGGATAGGAGGGTGTAGGTTTAAGGGGGAGAGCACACTAATGGTCCTGAATGTGGGGGGGTGAATGACTCAAAACACCCAGTCAGACCTCCAAAGATGTTCTCCCTGGAGAAAAAGGCCTTAAAATGTTATGCCATGGTTCCCAGGGTGGCTGCCAGGGTCAAAGGGAACCGCTGATGGGTTATTGCAGGGATGGTCTCCACCTGTCTCCCGGTAGAGACTGGATTCCTCCACGGTCCTTTAGAGAAAAGCGGCCCTCTGGCTGAGTCACTCTCTAGTAGGGACCTGAACACCCAGTCggacctccctctccccacccgtGGGAGGGCGGTGTTTCGACACTGAGTCCATTTTCCCTTCCTGAGAAGCCagccccaggggaggggagatCAGGGAGGCCCCGCGGCCCCTGGTACCTGCGCGCAGCAGCGTCTCCTTCCCATTCTCCAGGTACCTGCGGAGCCACTCCACGCACGTGACCTCCAGGTAGTTCCTCTCATGCTCTGCCTCACCGGCCGCCTCCCACTTGCGCCGGGAGATCTGCGCCGCCGTGTCCGCCACGGTCCAGGAGCGCAGGTCCTCGTTCAGGGAGAGGTAATCCGCGCCGTCGTAGGCTAACTGACTGTACCCGCGCAGGAGGCGCCCGTCGGGCCCCACTTCACAGCCGTACATGCTCTGGATGGTGTGAGACCCTGGCCCCGCCCCGACAGGCAGGGGGTTAAAGtcgaaagagaaaataaaacagcctGAAAGTTCCCGCGGTTGTTCCCTGTTAGGGGTACTGGTGGGTCCCGCAGCCTCAGGGTGGCGCTCGGACCCCGACACCTGGATAGGCCCTGGGAGGAACGTGGGGATGGGGGTCGTGACCTGGACCCGGGCCCTGTCGCTCACCGGCCTCGCTCTGGTTGTAGTAGCCCCGCAGGGTGTTCAGGTTTGCTCGGAAAGTCAGTGCGGTGTCCTTGAGGTTCCGGGTCTGCCGCTCCCAATACTCCGGCCCCTCCTGCTCCACCCACGGCGTCCGCGGCTCCATCCTCCGACTGGCAGAGTCGCTGTCGAACCGCACGAACTGCGTGTCGTCCACGTAGCCCACGGAGATGAAGCGGGGCTCCCCGCGGCCGGGCCGGGACACCGCGGTGTCGAAATACCTCAGGGAGTGGGAGCCTGCGGGCGCGGAGGGGCTGAGACCCGCCCGACCCTCCTCCCGGCGCAGGGCCCCgggcccagggcccaggtggAGGCGGCCGGGAGGGTAATGGAAGGGGCACCGAGTGGGGGAGAGCAGGGCGGAGgcggggagggatgggggagcacaggc is from Mustela erminea isolate mMusErm1 chromosome 4, mMusErm1.Pri, whole genome shotgun sequence and encodes:
- the LOC116587524 gene encoding DLA class I histocompatibility antigen, A9/A9 alpha chain-like, with product MGSPVLLLLLSRALAVTETWAGSHSLRYFDTAVSRPGRGEPRFISVGYVDDTQFVRFDSDSASRRMEPRTPWVEQEGPEYWERQTRNLKDTALTFRANLNTLRGYYNQSEAGSHTIQSMYGCEVGPDGRLLRGYSQLAYDGADYLSLNEDLRSWTVADTAAQISRRKWEAAGEAEHERNYLEVTCVEWLRRYLENGKETLLRAEPPNTQVTHHPISDRDVTLRCWALDFYPAEITLTWQRDGEDLTQDTELVETRPAGDGTFQKWAAVVVPSGEEQTYTCHVQHEGLPKPVTLRWEPPPHTIPSTWIIAILGLLVVTAVIGAVIWRKKCSEEKGPGYSHAARDDSAQGSDVSLTAAKV